One Nocardiopsis gilva YIM 90087 genomic window, ATCGAGTCGTCATCGGGCGGCGAGATCCCCGCGTTGTTGAAGGCCACGTCCACACGGCCGTAGACCTCCTTGACCTCGGCGAAGGCGGCCTTGACGGCCTCCTCGTCGGTGACGTCGGCGGCGATGTACAGGCCGCCGGTCTCCTTGGCGACCGCCTCTCCGGCGTCGCGGTCCAGGTCGACGGCGACGACGGTCCCGCCCTCGGACGCCAACCGCAGCGCGGTGGCCTTCCCGATCCCGCTGCCCGCGCCGGTGATGACGGCGACGCGGCCCTCGTATCGCTGCATGTGGTGTGCTCTCCCTGGTCGTCTCAGGTGTCGTCGGAGACGAACACCGTCTTGGTGTCGGTGAAGGCGTCGAGTGCGTCGGGGCCGAGCTCGCGGCCGATCCCCGACTGCTTGAACCCGCCGAACGGGGTCCAGTACCGGACGGCGGAGTGCGAGTTGACCGACAGGTTCCCGGCGTCGACCGCCCGCGCGACCCGCAGCGCGCGGCCCACGTCGCGGGTCCAGACCGACCCGGCCAGCCCGAACGCGGTGTCGTTGGCGATGCGGACCGCGTCGGCCTCGTCGTCGAACGGCAGCACCGACACCACCGGCCCGAAGATCTCCTCGGTGAACGCCCGGTCGTCCGGCCCCGACGGCGTCAGGACGGTCGGCGGGAACCAGAACCCCGCCCCCTGCGGCGCCTTGCCGCGGAACGCCACGGGCGCGCCGTCGGGCACGTAGGAGGCGACCCGCGTGCGCTGCGCCGCCGAGATCAGCGGCCCCATCTCGGTGGCCGGGTCGCGGGGGTCGCCCACCACGACCCCGGTGACCGCGGGTTCGAGCAGCTCCATGAACCGGTCGAACACCTCGCGCTGCACCAGCAGCCGGGACCGGGCGCAGCAGTCCTGCCCGGCGTTGTCGAACACCCCGCCCGGTGCGGCCGCCGCGGCCTTCTCCACATCGGCGTCGGCGAAGACGATGTTGGCGCTCTTGCCGCCGAGCTCCAGCGTCACCCGCTTCACGTCGTCCGCGCAGGCCGCCATGATGCGCTTGCCCACGGCTGTGGAGCCGGTGAACGCGATCTTGGCGACGTCGGGGTGGCGCACCAGGCGCTCCCCGGACACCGGACCGGCCCCGGGCAGGACCTGCAGCACGCCCTCGGGAATCCCCGCCTCCAGGGCGAGCTCGCCGATGCGCATCGCGGTGAGCGGGGTCAGCTCCGCCGGTTTGACGATGACGGTGTTGCCCGCCGCGAGCGCGGGGGCGGCGCCCCAGGCGAGGATCGGCATGGGGAAGTTCCACGGCACGATCACGCCCACCACGCCGAGCGGTTCGGCGAAGGTGACGCTCCAGCCGCCGGGCACCGGGATCTGCCGCCCGGTGGTGCGCTCGGGAGCGGCGGCGAAGTACTCGAAGACGTCGCGCGCGTTGCCCGCCTCCCAGCGGGCCTGCCCGATGGGGTGGCCGGCGTTGCGCACCTCCAGCGCCGCCAGCTCCTCGGCGTGCGCGTCGATCGTGTCGGCGAGCGCGCGCAGCAGCCGCGCCCGGTCGCCGGGCGCCATGGCGCGCCACGCCGGAAAGGCGGCCTGCGCGCGGTTTACGGCGGCGTCGGTCTCCTCCGCGGAGGCCAGGTCGACGGTGGTGATCACCTCCTCGGTGGCCGGATCGATCACGGC contains:
- a CDS encoding aldehyde dehydrogenase family protein, whose product is MTAATSHAVIDPATEEVITTVDLASAEETDAAVNRAQAAFPAWRAMAPGDRARLLRALADTIDAHAEELAALEVRNAGHPIGQARWEAGNARDVFEYFAAAPERTTGRQIPVPGGWSVTFAEPLGVVGVIVPWNFPMPILAWGAAPALAAGNTVIVKPAELTPLTAMRIGELALEAGIPEGVLQVLPGAGPVSGERLVRHPDVAKIAFTGSTAVGKRIMAACADDVKRVTLELGGKSANIVFADADVEKAAAAAPGGVFDNAGQDCCARSRLLVQREVFDRFMELLEPAVTGVVVGDPRDPATEMGPLISAAQRTRVASYVPDGAPVAFRGKAPQGAGFWFPPTVLTPSGPDDRAFTEEIFGPVVSVLPFDDEADAVRIANDTAFGLAGSVWTRDVGRALRVARAVDAGNLSVNSHSAVRYWTPFGGFKQSGIGRELGPDALDAFTDTKTVFVSDDT